A single region of the Mycoplasma mycoides subsp. mycoides SC str. PG1 genome encodes:
- the plsY gene encoding glycerol-3-phosphate 1-O-acyltransferase PlsY — translation MKGFYMYYLGIILASVIGYFLGSISWSIIIVKKVGNIDIRTVGSGNPGATNTVRTLGKKWGLVVAFLDALKVVFTAIVAILLSMIPNDLFSQTSYFIPCIFALIGHCYPIYYKFKGGKAVSCFLGLLFVVNVLYLIIFLIIWFISVAISRKVSVASMFSALIILLIMWIPYLSGVSYFIWEWNGLEKFRVAWKNYILFSLLNSFHYWFSNTWASGILEGNIIILIGGLILAWRHSQNIKRIKNKTEPDTFPKKVKPVR, via the coding sequence TTGAAAGGATTTTATATGTATTATTTAGGAATAATTTTAGCTAGTGTAATTGGTTATTTTTTAGGTTCAATATCTTGATCAATAATTATAGTTAAAAAAGTGGGAAATATAGATATTAGAACGGTTGGATCAGGTAATCCAGGAGCAACTAATACAGTGAGAACTTTAGGTAAAAAATGAGGACTAGTTGTAGCTTTTTTAGATGCTTTAAAAGTAGTGTTTACTGCAATTGTAGCTATTTTATTATCAATGATCCCAAATGATTTATTTAGTCAGACTAGTTATTTTATTCCTTGTATTTTTGCTTTAATTGGTCATTGTTATCCAATTTATTACAAATTTAAAGGTGGTAAAGCAGTTAGTTGTTTTTTAGGACTTTTATTTGTAGTTAATGTTTTATATTTAATTATCTTTTTAATTATTTGATTTATAAGTGTTGCTATTTCAAGAAAAGTTAGTGTTGCTTCAATGTTTTCTGCTTTAATCATCTTACTTATAATGTGAATTCCTTATTTAAGTGGAGTTAGTTATTTTATATGAGAGTGAAATGGGTTAGAAAAATTTAGAGTTGCTTGAAAAAACTATATTTTATTTTCATTACTAAATTCATTTCATTACTGATTTTCAAACACTTGAGCTAGTGGAATTTTAGAAGGAAATATTATTATTTTAATTGGTGGTTTAATTTTAGCTTGAAGACACTCACAAAATATTAAAAGAATTAAAAATAAAACTGAACCAGACACCTTTCCAAAAAAAGTTAAACCTGTTAGATAA
- a CDS encoding riboflavin kinase: protein MNNQIIALFCDFKYITTKLLNKFNKDQLIIFGYSLNKDDFDYICSNYQLEIFKNQNYKFIDLNNKDIKQLITKYKISKIHITKSFKDLNHFLNIFPNTYIEDDLTDINNAKQALINADINSFYNIAGFNYTFSGIVTHCNHLGRTINFPTANILTNDSLVIKNGVYLVKVIIDDKNIQFGMGDHWINKNNLKVFETYIFNFSNDIYNSKITFELLDYIRDNQKINSLEQLKTLLNNDKKECLKRLEKYNG, encoded by the coding sequence ATGAATAATCAAATTATTGCTTTATTTTGTGATTTTAAGTATATAACTACTAAGCTTTTAAATAAGTTTAATAAAGATCAGTTAATTATTTTTGGATATAGTTTAAATAAAGATGATTTTGATTATATTTGTTCAAATTACCAATTAGAAATATTTAAAAATCAAAATTATAAATTTATTGATTTAAATAATAAAGATATTAAACAATTAATTACTAAATATAAAATTTCTAAAATACATATTACAAAAAGTTTTAAAGATTTAAATCACTTTTTAAATATTTTTCCTAATACTTATATAGAAGATGATTTAACAGATATTAATAATGCAAAACAAGCTTTAATTAATGCTGATATAAATAGTTTTTATAACATAGCGGGTTTTAATTATACATTTAGTGGAATTGTAACTCATTGTAATCATTTAGGAAGAACTATTAATTTTCCAACAGCAAACATTTTAACTAATGACAGTTTAGTAATTAAAAATGGTGTTTATTTAGTAAAAGTAATAATAGATGATAAAAATATACAATTTGGTATGGGTGATCATTGAATAAATAAAAATAATTTAAAAGTTTTTGAAACTTATATATTTAACTTTAGTAATGATATTTACAATAGTAAAATTACTTTTGAATTACTAGATTATATAAGAGATAATCAAAAAATAAATAGTTTAGAGCAATTAAAAACATTATTAAATAATGACAAAAAAGAGTGTTTAAAAAGATTGGAGAAATATAATGGATAA
- a CDS encoding glycosyltransferase family A protein gives MNNKKLCTIIIPCYNMQDFLNKCLDSIYQNKESEKYLDVLIIDDGSTDNTIKIANKYLKKHNNISIYSKPNGHWGSVINYVKHNKLINTKYAFILDADDRISKKFTNLLVNVVDPLNVDLGIFKTKILYKNSVVVNPRWLSKKQKTFLPMIIPCSTIFKTDIFYKSVDLVEKVPYQDYVLYSWIYLNSTNVQFLPHTISTYWYSRPNNTMSSSWNDKRVSGEKTLLNELKKLNLEHLFLARIVLPGYIKGLSKANIKIAFNKEKVDLLLKNASIFFKLVFRINLKRAKRYNVIKWTKDKVDIIL, from the coding sequence ATGAATAATAAAAAGCTTTGCACAATCATTATACCTTGCTACAACATGCAAGATTTTCTTAATAAATGTCTAGATTCAATTTATCAAAATAAAGAATCTGAAAAATATTTAGATGTTTTAATAATTGATGATGGATCAACAGATAACACCATAAAAATTGCTAATAAATATTTAAAAAAACATAATAATATTTCTATTTATTCTAAACCTAATGGACATTGAGGTTCTGTAATTAATTATGTAAAGCATAATAAATTAATCAATACTAAATATGCTTTTATATTAGATGCTGATGATAGAATTTCAAAAAAATTCACTAATTTGTTAGTTAATGTTGTAGATCCATTAAATGTAGATTTAGGTATTTTTAAAACTAAGATTTTATATAAAAATAGTGTTGTTGTTAATCCAAGATGATTATCAAAAAAACAAAAAACTTTTTTACCTATGATTATTCCTTGCTCAACTATTTTTAAGACTGATATATTTTATAAAAGTGTGGATTTAGTTGAAAAAGTACCATATCAAGATTATGTTTTATATTCTTGAATATATTTAAATTCAACTAATGTACAATTTTTACCTCACACAATTAGTACTTATTGATACTCACGCCCAAATAATACTATGTCAAGTAGTTGAAACGATAAAAGAGTTTCTGGAGAAAAAACTTTACTTAATGAGTTAAAAAAATTAAATTTAGAACATTTATTTTTAGCTAGAATAGTTTTACCTGGATATATTAAAGGCTTATCAAAAGCAAATATTAAAATTGCTTTTAATAAAGAAAAAGTTGATCTATTGTTAAAAAATGCTTCAATATTTTTTAAACTAGTGTTTCGTATAAATCTTAAAAGAGCAAAAAGATATAATGTTATTAAATGAACAAAAGATAAAGTTGATATTATTTTATAA
- a CDS encoding deoxyribonuclease IV: MDKILLGCHVSMNKQNNYLVGSVNEAISYKANTFMIFTGPPQSTLRTNTNHLYINQMHELMNSYKIDAKDLVVHAPYIINIANSVDQNKWKFTVDFLIQEIKRCEEIKIPTLVLHPGSYTTGNYKDSLNQIIKALNIVSNYQVNVKIALETMSGKGTEVCSRLEDFKYILDNVKNKDKVGVCLDTCHLHDAGYDLSKWTEFKEQMKQNFSLDKVLCIHLNDSKNMISSHKDRHANIGYGYVGFDTLVNVVFDKDFSNISKILETPYIDKTPPYKIEIEDLLNKTFTNRL; this comes from the coding sequence ATGGATAAAATTTTACTAGGTTGTCATGTTAGTATGAATAAACAAAATAATTATTTAGTTGGAAGTGTTAATGAAGCTATTAGTTATAAAGCAAATACTTTTATGATCTTTACAGGTCCTCCACAAAGCACACTAAGAACTAATACTAATCATTTATATATTAATCAAATGCATGAATTAATGAATAGTTATAAAATTGATGCAAAAGATCTAGTAGTACATGCTCCTTATATTATTAATATTGCAAATAGTGTTGATCAAAACAAGTGAAAATTTACTGTAGATTTTTTAATTCAAGAAATTAAAAGATGTGAAGAAATTAAAATACCAACTTTAGTATTACACCCTGGTTCTTATACTACTGGAAATTATAAAGATTCATTAAATCAAATCATTAAAGCTTTAAATATAGTAAGTAATTATCAAGTTAATGTAAAAATTGCTTTAGAAACTATGAGTGGTAAAGGTACTGAAGTTTGTTCTAGATTAGAAGATTTTAAATACATTTTAGATAATGTTAAAAATAAAGATAAGGTTGGAGTTTGTTTAGATACTTGTCACTTACATGATGCTGGTTATGATTTAAGTAAATGAACTGAGTTTAAAGAACAAATGAAACAAAACTTTAGTTTAGATAAAGTTTTATGTATTCACTTAAATGATTCAAAAAATATGATTAGCTCACATAAAGATAGACATGCAAATATTGGTTATGGTTATGTTGGTTTTGATACATTAGTTAACGTAGTTTTTGATAAAGATTTTTCTAATATTTCAAAAATATTAGAAACACCTTATATAGATAAAACTCCTCCTTATAAAATAGAAATAGAAGATTTATTAAATAAAACATTTACAAATAGGTTATAG
- the nusB gene encoding transcription antitermination factor NusB, which translates to METKISFSKKRKLLIQAFYKYELLNASIDYIHQDILDDVQNIKNKDVLFEINQISEKQTDLINHININISSSWKWDRIPAVIRAILIVGTYEILYTNTPKSVTINEMVKYVKEIEPDFDYKFVNAVLDKLVK; encoded by the coding sequence ATGGAAACTAAAATAAGTTTTTCTAAAAAAAGAAAACTACTGATCCAAGCCTTTTATAAATATGAATTATTAAATGCTAGTATAGATTATATCCATCAAGATATTTTAGATGATGTTCAAAATATTAAAAATAAAGATGTACTTTTTGAAATTAATCAAATATCTGAAAAGCAAACTGATCTTATTAATCATATAAATATAAATATTTCTTCAAGTTGAAAATGAGATAGAATACCAGCTGTTATTAGAGCTATTTTAATAGTTGGAACATATGAAATTTTATATACAAATACTCCAAAATCTGTAACTATTAATGAAATGGTTAAATATGTAAAAGAAATTGAACCTGATTTTGATTACAAATTTGTTAATGCAGTACTAGATAAATTGGTTAAATAA
- a CDS encoding glycosyltransferase family 2 protein yields MLNSQLNTTTTVFFYITLVIGIIFMLLLSSDWLFFMFAYTKNKKKLAKHKPKKNRSFAIVIPAHNESMVVGKLIDSIKAQKYDGIIDIYLVADNCTDNRKTYNVGIEKGITVLERFHNTLKGGNFAIRHGWRYIRDNNLLDKYDCFCTFDADNLLDENWVYEVNKTFDFYEDIEVVTTYRNSKNYGDNWISSAYSIQFLKESDIINKGRATLNHSSYINGTGFCITKKIFEQTNWWDFNSLSHDIEFTQWLMLNKIKTGYTEDACFYDEQPIDFKSSWKQRMRWCVGFKQVWKIYRSKMIKNMFTFKVNKIKLWVNFTMIFPAVITLMINLLFYLITSGLMVSNYIVNYLNSSLVMVEQVNNYLRDLIIYFTTTPLIILGVIFINYLLWGFIVVTRNKKSIQATSWQKFKSIFTYLFFMLTYIPTSFLALFKSTYSTIPIPRKEELVQS; encoded by the coding sequence ATGCTTAACTCTCAACTTAACACTACAACTACTGTATTTTTTTACATAACACTAGTTATTGGAATTATATTTATGTTATTACTATCATCTGACTGATTATTTTTTATGTTTGCATATACTAAAAATAAAAAGAAATTAGCAAAACATAAACCTAAAAAAAATCGATCATTTGCAATTGTTATTCCAGCACACAATGAGTCAATGGTTGTTGGCAAACTAATTGATAGTATTAAAGCTCAAAAATATGACGGAATAATTGATATTTATTTAGTTGCTGATAATTGTACTGATAATAGAAAAACTTATAATGTTGGTATTGAAAAAGGAATTACAGTTTTAGAAAGATTTCACAATACTTTAAAAGGTGGAAATTTTGCTATTAGACACGGATGAAGATACATTCGTGATAATAACTTATTAGATAAATATGATTGTTTTTGTACTTTTGATGCAGACAATTTATTAGATGAAAATTGAGTATATGAAGTTAATAAGACATTTGATTTTTATGAAGATATTGAAGTTGTTACTACTTATCGTAATTCAAAAAACTATGGAGATAATTGAATTTCAAGTGCTTATTCAATTCAATTTTTAAAAGAATCAGACATTATTAACAAAGGAAGAGCTACTTTAAACCACTCATCTTATATTAATGGAACTGGGTTTTGTATTACTAAAAAAATATTTGAACAAACTAATTGATGAGATTTTAATTCATTAAGTCATGATATTGAATTTACTCAATGATTAATGTTAAACAAAATTAAAACTGGATATACTGAAGATGCTTGTTTTTATGATGAACAACCAATTGATTTTAAAAGCTCATGAAAACAAAGAATGAGATGATGTGTTGGTTTTAAACAAGTTTGAAAAATTTATAGATCTAAAATGATTAAAAATATGTTTACTTTTAAAGTAAATAAGATTAAATTATGAGTTAATTTTACAATGATCTTTCCTGCTGTTATTACACTAATGATTAATTTATTATTTTACTTAATAACATCTGGATTAATGGTTTCTAATTACATTGTTAATTATTTAAATAGTTCACTAGTTATGGTTGAACAAGTAAATAATTACTTGCGTGATTTAATAATTTATTTTACAACAACACCATTAATTATACTTGGAGTTATATTTATTAATTACTTATTATGAGGTTTTATTGTTGTAACTAGAAATAAAAAATCTATACAAGCAACTAGTTGACAAAAATTTAAATCAATATTTACTTATCTGTTTTTTATGTTAACTTATATTCCTACTTCATTTTTAGCATTATTTAAATCAACTTATTCAACTATTCCAATTCCTAGAAAAGAAGAATTAGTACAAAGTTAA
- a CDS encoding UTP--glucose-1-phosphate uridylyltransferase — MAIRKAVIPCAGFGTRFLPFTKSQAKEMLPIIDTPTIEYIVKEAVDSGIKEILIILNDKKSEIMNYFSRNIQLEGFLYNKGKIAELEQIKTKYDASIHYIIQDEPLGLGHAISLCKGFINNESFAVLLGDDLFKCQTPAIKQLMDLYEEKQSTILGTILIDKKDCKKYGICKIESSDDNVYKVCSVIEKPDEQNAPSNVAIAGRYILTPEIFNYLDLQLKGETGEIELTDSILKTISDVDCYAKVIDGKRYDIGNKLGYLEAFVDFALNRDDTKNEFIKLVKKINEEETL; from the coding sequence GTGGCCATTAGAAAAGCTGTTATTCCTTGTGCTGGTTTTGGAACTAGATTTTTACCTTTTACAAAATCACAAGCAAAAGAAATGTTACCCATTATTGATACCCCAACTATAGAATATATTGTAAAAGAAGCTGTTGATAGTGGTATTAAAGAAATATTAATAATTTTAAATGACAAAAAAAGTGAAATAATGAATTATTTTAGTAGAAACATTCAACTTGAAGGTTTTTTATATAATAAAGGAAAAATCGCTGAACTTGAACAAATTAAAACTAAATATGATGCAAGTATTCACTATATAATACAAGATGAACCACTAGGTTTAGGACATGCTATTTCTTTGTGTAAAGGTTTTATAAATAATGAGTCTTTTGCTGTGCTTTTAGGAGATGATTTATTTAAATGTCAAACTCCTGCTATTAAACAATTAATGGACTTATATGAAGAAAAACAATCAACTATTTTAGGGACAATTTTAATTGATAAAAAAGATTGTAAAAAGTATGGAATTTGTAAGATTGAATCAAGTGATGATAATGTTTATAAAGTTTGTTCTGTAATTGAAAAACCAGATGAACAAAACGCTCCAAGTAATGTTGCGATTGCTGGAAGATACATATTAACTCCTGAAATATTTAACTATTTAGACTTACAACTTAAAGGTGAAACTGGAGAAATTGAATTAACTGATTCAATTTTAAAAACCATTAGTGATGTTGATTGTTATGCAAAAGTTATTGATGGAAAAAGATATGATATTGGAAATAAATTAGGTTATCTAGAAGCTTTTGTTGATTTTGCTTTAAATAGAGATGATACAAAAAATGAATTTATAAAACTTGTTAAAAAAATAAATGAAGAAGAAACTTTATAA
- a CDS encoding S41 family peptidase: MKITTILSSLFLSSSLSSTPVLTNSFINTTTNKIQTKEFNLDNLTIKNNRTSKKIQAFLHNDVFYTSINEFLKNIDSVINYSNLEHSFKDNKTTIKLKNDSNFFVEFDYLKKKIIVSNNKIFTKILKNYKRAEEDLKIEFIKEQNLNNTNQFEIDLSKYNIDILKDQNDLYLPSILLNQVFLSKSNIQTYFNGDDFKIFRFYEGLSLPGTFYLKQSDKNNQNKIPIGLRRFQYEYLSFLFDNYYAIKLKDNKSYKEYFKKYETQILSESSNEHYLATKKIINDLDDPHSAYVLDGYYDKDRNFHKTLFENKQRVKNSDKILDLLARNDPNKIDYVNSFINDDTSVISFSKFDEKSTDYILKSLKQAKENNIKNIIFNLTQNGGGYIGVAFEILGFLTNKPFNVYSYNPLSKEKKVETIKSKYENFDFKYYILTSPYSFSAGNIFPQVARDNKVAKLIGYKTFGGASAINYYILPTGDIIQLSSNNVFTNDKFESLEFGVTPDVELDVDVYKNPSAIYQKETLLDLIKKADSIKETKKEIRTEKLTKILDISKKIENNKTELKTKKPDKVVLKKEEEIYKKPDSINHNKAENDEIKNELIKEKTNIESLNIKNLNLGKLDKIDENQILIALKNKNLELDINNLEVKNITNNSAEILQKNTDQKFIVHFLKTPVKTSNKNTIWIVLIIIGLTTLLGLINFIIIRKLKTKKLNK, from the coding sequence ATGAAAATTACAACTATATTATCAAGCTTATTTTTATCATCTAGTTTATCTAGTACACCTGTTTTAACAAATAGTTTTATTAATACAACTACTAATAAAATTCAAACTAAAGAATTTAATTTAGATAATTTAACTATTAAAAATAATAGAACTAGTAAAAAAATTCAAGCTTTTTTACACAACGATGTTTTTTATACTTCAATTAATGAATTTTTAAAAAATATTGATTCAGTTATTAACTATTCAAATCTTGAACATAGTTTTAAAGATAATAAAACTACTATTAAATTAAAAAATGATAGTAACTTTTTTGTTGAATTTGATTATTTAAAAAAGAAAATTATTGTTTCAAATAATAAGATTTTTACTAAAATTTTAAAAAATTATAAAAGGGCTGAAGAAGATTTAAAAATAGAATTTATAAAAGAACAAAACTTAAATAATACTAATCAATTTGAAATAGATTTATCTAAATATAATATTGATATTTTAAAAGATCAAAATGATTTATACTTACCTTCTATTTTACTTAACCAAGTGTTTTTAAGTAAATCAAATATACAAACTTATTTTAATGGTGATGATTTTAAGATTTTTAGGTTTTATGAAGGTTTGAGTTTACCTGGAACTTTTTATTTAAAGCAATCTGATAAAAATAATCAAAATAAAATACCTATTGGGTTAAGAAGATTTCAATATGAGTATTTATCATTTTTATTTGATAACTATTATGCTATTAAACTAAAAGATAATAAATCATATAAAGAGTATTTTAAAAAATATGAAACACAAATTTTATCTGAATCAAGTAATGAACATTACTTAGCAACTAAAAAAATAATCAATGATTTAGACGATCCACATTCAGCTTATGTTCTAGATGGTTATTATGATAAAGATAGAAACTTTCATAAAACATTATTTGAAAACAAACAAAGAGTTAAGAATAGTGATAAAATTTTGGATTTATTAGCTAGAAATGATCCAAATAAAATTGATTATGTAAATAGTTTTATTAATGATGATACTTCAGTAATTTCATTTAGTAAGTTTGATGAAAAAAGTACTGATTACATTTTAAAAAGTTTAAAGCAAGCTAAAGAAAATAATATTAAAAACATTATTTTTAATTTAACTCAAAATGGTGGGGGATATATTGGAGTTGCTTTTGAAATTCTAGGGTTTTTAACAAATAAACCTTTTAATGTTTATTCTTATAATCCTTTATCAAAAGAAAAAAAGGTTGAAACTATTAAATCAAAATATGAAAATTTTGATTTTAAATATTATATTTTAACTTCTCCATATTCTTTTTCAGCTGGTAATATTTTTCCTCAAGTAGCAAGAGATAATAAAGTAGCAAAATTAATTGGTTATAAAACTTTTGGTGGAGCTAGTGCAATAAATTATTACATTTTACCAACTGGAGATATTATTCAATTAAGTAGTAATAATGTCTTTACTAATGATAAGTTTGAATCACTTGAATTTGGAGTTACTCCAGATGTTGAATTAGATGTTGATGTTTATAAAAATCCTAGTGCTATTTATCAAAAAGAAACTCTTTTAGATCTAATTAAAAAAGCTGATAGTATTAAAGAAACTAAAAAAGAAATTAGAACTGAAAAGCTTACTAAGATTTTAGATATATCAAAAAAAATAGAAAATAACAAGACAGAATTAAAGACTAAAAAACCTGATAAAGTTGTATTGAAAAAAGAAGAAGAAATTTATAAAAAACCTGATAGTATTAATCATAACAAAGCTGAAAATGATGAAATAAAAAATGAATTAATAAAAGAAAAAACTAATATAGAATCATTAAATATTAAAAACTTAAATCTAGGTAAATTAGATAAAATTGATGAAAATCAAATTCTAATTGCTTTAAAAAATAAAAATTTAGAACTTGATATTAATAATTTAGAAGTTAAAAATATTACAAATAACTCAGCTGAAATTTTACAAAAAAATACTGATCAAAAATTTATTGTTCATTTTTTAAAAACACCTGTTAAAACTTCTAATAAAAACACTATTTGAATTGTTTTAATAATTATTGGTTTAACTACTTTATTAGGATTAATCAACTTTATAATAATTAGAAAATTAAAGACTAAAAAATTAAATAAATAA
- the xseA gene encoding exodeoxyribonuclease VII large subunit codes for MEKILTVQELNEALKTLIENKQEFKDIYVQGELSNLTFNKSGHIYFSIKEQDAAINCMMWKTNAYKIQSLNLEDGMQIICYGRLTYYIPTGRVSFEVRDIQIHGIGDLQKIFEQRYKELEQKGWFDPNLKKSIPEFVKNVGIITADSGAAIYDLIRTVHRRLPLINIYLFPAQVQGDKAEIDITNKIKQANNFKIDLDVLIVGRGGGSYEDLWAFNELEVLQAIKNSHIPIISAVGHEPDWVLSDYVADIRAATPTAAGELVSKSIIEIKNQLKHYYQNYKTLILNKLDFFNEKINNYKKDQTKYIKDNFSFKYLQLKQLSIDNTKWTKNKIDSVIYKLEDYKHSINNSIIHIINSQNKALKNYLIADEQKILNYLKKQISEFNYTISSFKGHINQILKYEELSFDTLENKLNSLDPLKPLQNGYSIVTNLNHQKIRSYKQVKLNEDLKVILTDSKLTVTIKEVKTNEQ; via the coding sequence ATGGAAAAAATTTTAACAGTTCAAGAATTAAACGAAGCCTTAAAGACTCTGATTGAAAACAAACAAGAATTTAAAGATATCTATGTACAAGGTGAATTGTCTAATTTAACTTTTAATAAATCTGGTCATATTTATTTTTCTATTAAAGAACAAGATGCTGCTATTAATTGCATGATGTGAAAAACTAATGCATATAAAATACAATCTTTAAACTTAGAAGATGGTATGCAAATAATTTGTTATGGAAGATTAACTTATTACATTCCAACAGGAAGAGTTAGTTTTGAAGTAAGAGATATTCAAATTCATGGTATTGGTGATTTACAAAAAATTTTCGAACAAAGATACAAAGAATTAGAACAAAAAGGTTGATTTGATCCGAATTTAAAAAAATCAATTCCTGAATTTGTTAAAAACGTAGGAATTATTACAGCTGATTCAGGAGCTGCAATTTATGATTTAATTAGAACTGTTCATAGAAGACTGCCTTTGATTAATATTTATTTATTTCCTGCTCAAGTTCAAGGAGATAAAGCAGAAATTGATATTACAAATAAAATAAAACAAGCTAACAATTTTAAAATTGATTTAGATGTTTTGATTGTTGGAAGAGGTGGGGGAAGTTATGAAGATCTTTGAGCTTTTAATGAATTAGAAGTTTTACAAGCAATAAAAAATAGTCACATTCCTATAATCAGTGCTGTTGGTCATGAACCTGATTGAGTTTTATCAGATTATGTAGCTGATATTAGAGCAGCAACACCAACTGCTGCTGGAGAACTTGTAAGTAAAAGCATTATTGAAATTAAAAATCAGTTAAAACATTATTATCAAAACTATAAAACATTAATATTAAATAAATTAGATTTCTTTAATGAAAAAATAAATAACTATAAAAAAGATCAAACCAAGTATATAAAAGATAATTTTTCTTTTAAATACTTACAATTAAAACAATTAAGTATAGATAATACTAAATGAACAAAAAATAAAATAGATTCTGTAATTTATAAACTAGAAGATTATAAACATTCTATAAATAATTCAATTATACATATTATTAATTCACAAAATAAAGCTCTTAAAAATTACTTAATTGCAGATGAGCAAAAAATACTTAACTATTTAAAAAAACAAATAAGTGAATTTAATTACACAATATCAAGTTTTAAAGGACACATTAATCAAATATTAAAATATGAAGAGTTAAGTTTTGATACACTTGAAAATAAACTTAATTCATTAGATCCTTTAAAACCTTTACAAAACGGATATAGCATAGTTACTAATTTAAATCATCAAAAAATAAGATCATATAAACAAGTTAAACTAAATGAAGATCTAAAAGTTATTCTAACTGATAGTAAACTAACAGTCACTATAAAAGAGGTGAAGACAAATGAACAATAA